The Sulfurimonas lithotrophica genome includes a region encoding these proteins:
- the lpxB gene encoding lipid-A-disaccharide synthase, which yields MKILVSALEHSANVHLKSLKKELADDVEFVGIFSNELGNPIVDLSALAIMGIVDALKKLRFFFKLKDEMVELAKDVDKVLLIDSSGFNLPLAKALKKRYPNKEIIYYILPQAWAWKKKRIPVLARTIDTLASILPFEPSYYPSDANITYVGHPLLDQITEFKTSLNDKVKKIVFMPGSRKGEITRLMPIFREVREKLGVKGILIIPTNFSQEKIDALYGDISKFEVVHETYNTLLDADFAFICSGTATLEASIIGTPLVLSYIANKIDWFIVSRLATTKYAGLANIMYDKHKGKTMHPEFLQDAVTAQNLIDAFNNYNRDSFLKDSKELRAYLQHGSSKNVADLITK from the coding sequence ATGAAAATACTTGTTTCTGCATTAGAGCACTCGGCAAATGTGCATCTAAAATCATTAAAGAAAGAACTAGCTGACGATGTAGAATTTGTCGGGATATTTAGCAACGAGCTTGGTAATCCCATAGTCGATTTATCGGCTTTGGCAATAATGGGCATTGTAGATGCACTAAAAAAACTGCGTTTCTTTTTTAAACTAAAAGATGAGATGGTTGAGTTGGCAAAAGATGTTGATAAAGTGCTTCTAATAGATTCTTCAGGCTTTAATCTTCCGCTTGCAAAAGCACTTAAAAAAAGATATCCAAACAAAGAAATCATATATTATATTTTACCTCAGGCTTGGGCATGGAAGAAAAAACGCATCCCTGTTTTGGCACGCACTATAGATACACTTGCATCTATACTTCCATTTGAGCCATCTTACTATCCTAGTGATGCAAATATTACTTATGTAGGGCATCCTCTGCTTGACCAAATTACAGAGTTTAAAACATCTCTTAACGATAAAGTTAAAAAAATAGTCTTTATGCCCGGAAGCCGTAAAGGTGAGATAACGAGACTTATGCCGATTTTTAGAGAAGTAAGAGAAAAACTGGGAGTTAAGGGCATCCTCATTATCCCTACAAACTTCTCACAAGAAAAGATAGACGCATTATACGGTGATATTAGCAAATTTGAAGTTGTGCATGAAACTTACAATACACTCTTAGATGCAGACTTTGCTTTTATATGTTCGGGGACTGCTACACTTGAAGCTTCCATAATAGGTACGCCTCTTGTCTTAAGTTATATTGCAAATAAAATAGACTGGTTTATAGTAAGTCGTTTGGCTACTACAAAATATGCAGGATTAGCAAATATTATGTACGATAAACATAAGGGCAAAACTATGCATCCGGAATTTTTACAAGATGCAGTTACCGCTCAAAATCTTATAGATGCGTTCAATAACTATAATAGAGATTCATTTTTAAAAGACTCTAAAGAGTTACGTGCATATTTGCAACATGGAAGTTCAAAAAATGTTGCTGATTTGATTACGAAATAG
- a CDS encoding c-type cytochrome produces MRFLLPLFLIFLTLDADTIYEKGKKLYKQKGCGGCHGVKLEGMHRYPYLANRAKGFLTYKLNRFRSREADNQQQEMMIPFAMNLSDNEIDALTTYMNEYIEETSTQKYDDSFYQEGDGGS; encoded by the coding sequence TTGCGTTTTCTTTTACCATTATTTTTAATTTTTTTAACTTTAGATGCAGACACTATTTATGAAAAAGGTAAAAAACTTTATAAACAAAAAGGTTGCGGAGGTTGTCACGGTGTAAAGTTGGAGGGTATGCATAGGTATCCCTATCTGGCTAACCGTGCAAAAGGTTTTCTAACTTACAAGCTAAATCGTTTTCGCTCACGCGAAGCAGACAACCAGCAACAAGAGATGATGATACCGTTTGCTATGAACCTTAGCGATAATGAGATAGATGCACTCACTACATATATGAACGAATATATAGAAGAAACATCGACTCAAAAATATGATGACAGTTTTTACCAAGAAGGAGACGGCGGTTCATGA
- a CDS encoding dihydroorotase produces MVIKNAMICDDEGLREGNFTIEDRTDNIIDANGAYLIPALVDLNVRLNDGVLNSQNIQAVSLEAKKGGVGHIVLNADSTPSIDNEGILEFAQNGLRDAEGSNVDVMLNALQNDGSLSNIAILLKKGAISPYMSTIAKNDVAIKIAEYIQMYGNTLFVKAEDNSLISSGVMLESDVSSRLGLAGIPDLSEVLHVSRMIEIARHFKIKILFKSIASPRSISLITQAKKEGVEVSCEVSLHHLINSDEACEGFNTVAKLDPPLTSKSDVVLLQDALKNGQIDILTMLHQPSSPVNKEVAFYDAAYGCESIADALPLYYTKLVKTGLISMEKLVELVSLNPGNVVGTKKSYILFNPEVESTIDNTQSLYNGENVFGEVINL; encoded by the coding sequence ATGGTAATAAAAAACGCAATGATTTGTGATGATGAGGGTTTACGTGAAGGTAACTTTACTATTGAAGACAGAACAGACAATATTATAGATGCAAACGGTGCGTACCTAATCCCTGCTTTGGTTGATTTGAATGTTAGACTTAACGACGGTGTGTTAAACTCGCAAAATATCCAAGCAGTATCGCTTGAAGCTAAAAAAGGAGGTGTCGGTCATATAGTTTTAAACGCCGATTCAACACCTTCTATAGATAATGAAGGAATTTTAGAATTTGCACAAAATGGACTCAGAGATGCAGAAGGCTCAAACGTAGATGTTATGTTAAATGCACTTCAAAACGACGGAAGTTTAAGTAATATCGCAATTCTTTTGAAAAAAGGTGCTATCAGTCCGTATATGAGCACTATAGCAAAAAACGACGTAGCTATAAAAATAGCCGAGTATATTCAAATGTATGGAAATACTTTGTTTGTAAAAGCTGAGGACAACTCACTTATAAGCAGCGGTGTTATGCTTGAGAGTGATGTAAGTTCTCGATTAGGACTTGCAGGCATACCTGATTTGAGTGAAGTTTTACATGTTAGTCGTATGATTGAGATAGCAAGACATTTTAAAATAAAAATACTTTTTAAATCCATAGCATCTCCTCGTTCAATCTCTTTGATAACACAAGCAAAAAAAGAGGGAGTAGAAGTTTCCTGTGAAGTGTCTCTTCATCATTTGATAAACTCAGATGAGGCTTGTGAAGGGTTTAATACGGTTGCGAAACTTGACCCGCCTCTTACATCCAAAAGCGATGTAGTTTTACTTCAAGATGCATTAAAAAACGGACAAATAGATATTTTGACTATGTTGCATCAGCCATCTTCCCCGGTAAATAAAGAAGTGGCGTTTTATGATGCCGCATACGGATGCGAATCTATAGCTGATGCACTCCCTCTTTACTATACAAAACTCGTAAAAACAGGTTTAATCTCCATGGAGAAACTTGTTGAGTTGGTCTCTTTAAATCCAGGAAATGTAGTGGGTACTAAAAAATCGTATATTCTTTTTAATCCTGAAGTGGAATCAACAATAGATAATACCCAATCTCTTTATAACGGAGAAAATGTGTTTGGAGAGGTTATAAATCTATAA
- a CDS encoding glycoside hydrolase family 3 protein, producing the protein MDTIELELKNKIAKMLIVGFDTLKADKEDYIYKCIKEYKVGGVILFDKFYNDREKAKNIKNPAQLKKLTTELQNINKEKLLISIDQEGGRIARLKQEDGFSKTLSAKGLASLGEETSRKHYTSIASELQNLGVNVDFAPLVDLGLNKESDVIYKLDRAYGDDAETVSKYAEIFMDELANHKVISCLKHFPGHGSAKGDSHEGFVDATTTWSELELEPYKKLLYKTKMIMTAHVFNKNLDDKYPATLSYNTNTKLLREKLGYDGVIIGDDLQMGAIKEHYSNEEALKLSINSGVDLVMYCNQLGDDKAEDIIDIIYKLVINGEIAQERIEESNKRIDRLLSEI; encoded by the coding sequence GTGGATACAATAGAGTTAGAGTTAAAAAATAAAATCGCTAAGATGCTTATTGTAGGGTTTGATACTCTTAAAGCAGATAAAGAAGACTATATTTATAAGTGTATAAAAGAGTATAAAGTTGGTGGAGTTATACTTTTTGATAAATTTTATAATGATAGAGAAAAAGCTAAAAATATTAAAAATCCAGCACAATTAAAAAAATTGACGACCGAGCTTCAAAATATAAACAAAGAGAAACTTTTAATATCTATAGACCAAGAGGGCGGGCGTATAGCCAGACTTAAACAAGAAGATGGTTTTTCTAAAACTCTATCGGCAAAAGGACTTGCTTCTTTGGGTGAAGAAACTTCACGTAAGCATTATACATCCATTGCATCCGAGTTGCAAAACTTGGGTGTAAATGTTGACTTTGCACCACTTGTAGATTTAGGTCTAAATAAAGAGAGTGACGTCATATACAAATTGGACAGGGCTTATGGTGATGATGCAGAAACAGTAAGTAAATATGCAGAGATATTTATGGATGAACTGGCTAATCATAAAGTGATTAGCTGTCTTAAACATTTTCCCGGTCACGGTTCGGCTAAGGGTGATTCACACGAGGGTTTTGTAGATGCTACAACTACTTGGAGTGAACTAGAATTAGAACCGTATAAAAAACTTCTTTATAAAACCAAGATGATAATGACTGCACACGTTTTTAACAAAAATTTGGATGATAAGTATCCAGCTACACTATCTTATAATACAAATACAAAGTTGCTTAGAGAAAAACTTGGGTATGACGGTGTAATTATAGGGGATGATTTACAGATGGGTGCTATAAAAGAGCACTACTCAAATGAAGAGGCATTAAAACTTAGCATAAACTCAGGAGTTGATTTAGTTATGTACTGTAATCAGCTAGGAGACGACAAGGCTGAAGATATTATAGATATTATCTATAAGCTTGTAATAAACGGCGAGATAGCACAAGAACGTATAGAAGAGTCAAATAAACGCATAGATAGACTTTTGAGTGAGATATAG
- a CDS encoding sodium:solute symporter has translation MQTGFSFYDWLIFASYFALLIFASIFLANKNMKSSREFFVASNAMPIYAVALSLLATAQSAATFLGAPEFSYRYDLTLIGYSITSLLAIYIVSKLLVPRFYAINALSVYELLKTRYDESASKSAGIMFLVGRVFASGARLYIAAIALSMIVFYEVSFYSVVLSVIILIIGALIFTYFGGVKSVIYSDIIQIVVYLGAGIAVLFYLYSSLGMDFSTIMSKLNEAQKLKFVDFELSFSNEGKFNIFALLSGYMLLNIAAFGLDQDLTQRVLSCKNEKQASFSLYGATLLSIPVSMLFLSIGLLLYLYYQEHSISQKFEGQSVTIFMYYILNEMPEGLKGFVTIGAIAAALSSTNSVLGAMSSVAIEDIYKPFKLKKDPNTKELHFVKMAKIMVLLFALALSVMAILSYIVHSMSEVPLISFALGVMAYAYSGLLGVFAAAIFTTRGNSKLVPYALLGGFLSVLSMQGYTFGFDIGFAWQLMIGTFISFIIMQIGKD, from the coding sequence ATGCAAACGGGCTTTTCGTTTTATGACTGGTTGATATTTGCTTCATACTTTGCACTGCTTATTTTTGCATCTATCTTTTTAGCCAATAAAAATATGAAAAGCTCACGTGAATTTTTTGTAGCATCCAATGCTATGCCTATTTATGCCGTAGCTCTTTCACTTTTAGCTACAGCTCAATCAGCTGCAACATTTTTGGGTGCACCGGAGTTTTCTTACAGATACGACTTAACGCTTATAGGTTACTCTATAACCTCACTTTTGGCCATATATATAGTTTCAAAACTATTAGTACCTAGGTTTTATGCAATTAATGCACTTAGTGTGTATGAACTTTTAAAAACAAGGTATGATGAGAGTGCATCTAAGAGTGCAGGGATAATGTTTTTGGTAGGGCGTGTATTTGCATCGGGGGCTAGGCTTTATATAGCTGCCATTGCACTTAGTATGATTGTGTTTTATGAAGTGAGCTTTTACAGCGTAGTTTTAAGTGTGATTATTTTAATAATAGGTGCTTTGATTTTTACCTATTTCGGCGGTGTAAAATCAGTAATATACAGTGACATTATTCAGATAGTGGTATATCTTGGAGCCGGGATAGCGGTTCTTTTTTATCTGTATAGCTCTTTAGGTATGGATTTCTCTACTATAATGTCTAAGTTAAATGAAGCTCAAAAGCTAAAATTTGTAGATTTTGAATTAAGTTTTTCAAATGAGGGGAAGTTTAATATCTTTGCTCTTCTAAGCGGATATATGCTTTTAAATATTGCCGCTTTTGGGCTTGATCAGGACTTAACTCAAAGGGTACTCTCATGTAAAAATGAAAAACAGGCAAGTTTTTCTTTATACGGTGCTACACTTTTAAGCATACCGGTATCTATGTTGTTTTTATCAATAGGTCTGCTTTTATATCTTTACTACCAAGAACATAGCATCTCACAAAAGTTTGAAGGACAGAGTGTTACGATTTTTATGTACTATATCTTAAATGAGATGCCTGAGGGTTTAAAAGGTTTTGTTACAATTGGGGCAATTGCCGCGGCACTCTCTAGTACAAACTCTGTTTTAGGTGCTATGAGCTCGGTCGCTATTGAAGATATATATAAGCCTTTTAAATTAAAAAAAGATCCAAACACCAAAGAGTTGCATTTTGTAAAAATGGCAAAAATTATGGTGCTTTTATTTGCTTTGGCATTATCTGTTATGGCAATTTTGAGTTATATCGTCCACTCTATGAGTGAAGTTCCGCTTATAAGTTTTGCCCTTGGTGTAATGGCATATGCCTACAGCGGACTTTTAGGTGTTTTTGCCGCAGCCATATTTACTACAAGGGGTAACTCAAAGTTAGTCCCTTATGCACTTTTAGGTGGATTTTTGAGTGTTTTAAGTATGCAAGGGTATACTTTTGGTTTTGATATAGGTTTCGCATGGCAATTAATGATAGGAACCTTTATCTCGTTTATTATTATGCAGATTGGGAAGGATTAA
- a CDS encoding anhydro-N-acetylmuramic acid kinase: MKKELYIGVMSGTSLDAIDISLCAINKSSFKVVASKEYPYDEELKASVLKMISQNISLKEFGETDYRLGMMYVDAIRKFLKEFSLNTKNITAIGLHGQTIWHEPKSDYPFSLQIGNASLVAKQTGIDVVSDFRSGDIALGGEGAPFAPVFHKEMFSTLGKKTAILNLGGIANLTILQGGMLGYDLGPANILLDIWIKKNKNKKFDKDSKWAREGSVDFGLLSRFLDEDFFSKKAPKSTGRELFNEEWLELKLTNFSTKAQDVQRTLLELSVSIIAKEVKKYEIELLLACGGGANNAYLIELLAQKLDGIKVCTTDKFGVNGDFLEAMAFAYFAYKRISNEELHLKSVTGASRNGILGAVYAAD, translated from the coding sequence ATGAAAAAAGAATTGTACATCGGTGTTATGAGCGGAACAAGTTTGGATGCCATAGATATATCACTGTGTGCAATAAACAAATCAAGCTTTAAAGTCGTTGCATCTAAAGAATATCCTTATGATGAAGAGTTAAAAGCAAGTGTACTTAAAATGATTTCTCAAAATATCTCTCTTAAAGAGTTCGGTGAAACAGATTATCGACTAGGTATGATGTATGTAGATGCAATAAGAAAGTTTTTAAAAGAATTTTCACTAAATACCAAAAATATAACTGCAATAGGACTTCACGGTCAAACTATCTGGCATGAACCAAAATCTGACTATCCTTTTTCTTTACAAATCGGAAATGCATCTTTAGTTGCCAAACAAACAGGAATAGATGTTGTAAGTGATTTTAGATCCGGAGATATAGCATTAGGCGGAGAAGGTGCTCCTTTTGCTCCCGTATTTCATAAAGAGATGTTTAGCACTTTAGGTAAAAAAACAGCTATCTTAAACCTTGGCGGTATAGCCAACTTGACTATACTTCAAGGTGGTATGCTCGGTTATGACTTAGGACCTGCAAATATACTTTTGGATATATGGATAAAAAAAAATAAAAATAAAAAATTTGACAAAGACTCAAAGTGGGCGAGAGAGGGCAGTGTTGATTTTGGATTGCTGAGCCGCTTTTTAGATGAAGATTTTTTTTCAAAAAAAGCACCCAAAAGTACAGGTAGAGAACTTTTTAATGAAGAGTGGCTGGAACTTAAACTGACAAATTTTAGTACAAAAGCTCAAGATGTTCAAAGAACACTCTTAGAACTTAGTGTTTCTATAATCGCAAAAGAGGTTAAAAAGTATGAAATAGAACTTCTTTTAGCTTGTGGAGGCGGAGCCAATAACGCTTATCTTATAGAATTGTTAGCCCAAAAGCTAGACGGCATAAAAGTATGTACTACTGATAAATTCGGTGTTAACGGCGATTTTTTGGAAGCTATGGCTTTTGCATATTTTGCTTATAAAAGAATCTCTAATGAAGAGTTGCATCTAAAAAGTGTAACGGGTGCTTCGCGAAACGGGATTTTAGGGGCTGTATATGCAGCTGATTAA
- a CDS encoding aminoglycoside phosphotransferase family protein, translating to MQLIKKFLANSVYKDYEIQTASTDASFRRYFRISKDEKSFIVMDSSLEKESLKPFVEVTKKLLKADVDAPKIYFENLEEGFLVLEDFGSQDLLSSLNKDNFKKYYKLAINEILKMQKADTNDLPMYDEVFLKKEMSLMKEWFIEKFIKDKNYDTAMIDEALNYIAKEVLSQPQGYFVHRDFHSRNIMLRSDESLGVIDYQDAMNGSITYDLVSLLRDLYIRFEPNDIEELALYFRDIAGIDANDKEFMRWFDFMGMQRHIKVLGIFSRLYLRDGKDGYLKDLPLTLQYLLESASKYDETSKLYGYLKTIRL from the coding sequence ATGCAGCTGATTAAAAAATTTTTAGCAAATAGCGTATATAAAGATTATGAAATACAAACAGCTTCTACCGATGCCAGCTTTAGAAGATACTTCCGTATAAGCAAAGATGAAAAAAGTTTTATCGTTATGGATTCGTCTTTAGAGAAGGAATCTTTAAAACCGTTTGTAGAGGTAACAAAAAAGCTCTTAAAAGCAGATGTGGATGCACCTAAAATATATTTTGAAAATTTAGAAGAGGGTTTTTTGGTTTTAGAAGATTTTGGTTCACAAGATCTTCTAAGCTCATTAAATAAAGATAATTTTAAAAAATATTATAAACTTGCTATAAACGAGATACTGAAGATGCAAAAGGCAGATACAAATGATTTGCCCATGTATGATGAAGTGTTTTTAAAAAAAGAGATGTCTTTGATGAAAGAATGGTTTATAGAAAAATTTATAAAAGACAAAAACTATGATACCGCTATGATTGATGAAGCCCTAAATTATATAGCAAAAGAGGTTCTTTCTCAGCCGCAAGGATATTTCGTACATCGCGATTTTCACTCAAGAAATATAATGCTAAGAAGTGATGAGAGTCTTGGCGTTATTGATTATCAAGATGCAATGAATGGAAGCATCACTTATGATTTAGTTTCACTTTTAAGAGATTTATATATAAGATTTGAGCCAAATGATATAGAAGAGTTGGCTTTATATTTTAGAGATATTGCAGGTATAGATGCAAACGATAAAGAGTTTATGAGATGGTTTGATTTTATGGGTATGCAACGTCATATCAAGGTACTTGGAATATTTTCTAGGCTTTATCTGCGTGATGGCAAAGACGGCTATTTAAAAGATTTACCGCTAACGCTTCAGTATCTGTTGGAATCTGCATCCAAATATGACGAAACCTCAAAACTATACGGGTATTTAAAAACGATTAGATTATGA
- the murU gene encoding N-acetylmuramate alpha-1-phosphate uridylyltransferase MurU, whose product MTAMILAAGRGERMRPLTDEKPKPLLEVSQKPLIEWHLEKLAQCGFKKVVINIAHLGYMIPKRLGDGSKWGLEICYSDEQESGALESAGGIIKALPELSEEFLVLNADIWCDYEFKNGFKLNGKLAHLILVENPEHNPKGDFEYKGLKYTFSGIGYYSKKMFENMKVKKLALAPILIQNIAKNKISFEIHKGIWMDIGTVQRLKKVNKLCNLK is encoded by the coding sequence ATGACAGCAATGATATTGGCAGCGGGACGCGGAGAAAGGATGCGTCCTTTGACGGATGAAAAACCAAAACCGCTTTTAGAAGTATCTCAAAAACCTCTTATAGAGTGGCATCTGGAAAAACTGGCACAGTGTGGATTTAAAAAAGTAGTTATAAATATAGCCCATTTAGGATATATGATACCAAAGAGGCTCGGCGATGGTTCAAAATGGGGTTTAGAGATATGCTACTCCGATGAGCAAGAAAGCGGAGCACTCGAGAGTGCAGGAGGAATCATAAAAGCATTACCTGAGCTTAGTGAAGAATTTTTGGTACTAAATGCGGATATATGGTGTGATTACGAGTTTAAAAACGGTTTTAAATTAAATGGTAAGCTGGCACATTTGATACTTGTAGAAAATCCAGAACATAATCCAAAGGGTGACTTTGAATATAAGGGTTTAAAATATACTTTTTCAGGAATAGGGTACTATTCTAAGAAAATGTTTGAAAATATGAAAGTAAAGAAGCTGGCATTAGCACCGATTTTAATACAAAACATAGCTAAAAATAAAATCAGCTTTGAAATTCATAAGGGAATATGGATGGATATCGGTACTGTGCAAAGATTAAAAAAGGTGAATAAACTATGCAATTTAAAATAA
- a CDS encoding lytic murein transglycosylase, giving the protein MQFKIIILIFLTTTLSAKYTNCDFKNEHYTDICKKVVKSGVSYDYVNRFLLSHFKTKRFDEVSWKYLQPRHIKTHKKNEKKANNSLVSSIPKIVKHLKKYKEVYDYTEKKYGVNREVVASILMKETSLGKLKPKHDAFIVFNTIVKRINPKTNRQKWLLKMGKSNMASIIKHCYKKDVEPEECNLPSSYAGAVGIPQFMPENFKYAKSYCEGEICDLTKMEDAIVSASYFLHKRAKYKKLIDWDKIPNMEKIEADWYEFEYNNQYASFSYKKNRNGRVYKCYVCGKKDLQYLDIYIKKVLKYNNSSNYAVGVMRLAYDTHYF; this is encoded by the coding sequence ATGCAATTTAAAATAATAATATTAATTTTTTTAACAACTACGTTATCGGCTAAATATACAAACTGTGATTTTAAAAACGAGCATTATACGGATATTTGTAAAAAAGTTGTAAAAAGTGGAGTAAGTTACGATTATGTAAACAGATTTTTACTTTCACATTTCAAAACAAAAAGGTTTGATGAAGTATCTTGGAAATATCTTCAGCCAAGACATATTAAAACACATAAAAAAAATGAAAAAAAAGCAAATAACTCATTAGTTTCTTCAATACCTAAAATAGTAAAACATCTAAAAAAGTATAAAGAAGTTTATGACTATACAGAAAAAAAGTACGGAGTAAACCGTGAGGTTGTAGCTTCCATACTTATGAAAGAAACAAGTCTTGGAAAACTAAAACCAAAACATGATGCTTTTATAGTGTTTAACACTATAGTAAAAAGGATAAATCCTAAAACAAACAGACAAAAATGGTTGCTAAAAATGGGAAAATCAAATATGGCATCTATAATAAAGCATTGTTACAAAAAAGATGTAGAACCAGAAGAGTGTAACTTGCCAAGCTCATATGCAGGGGCTGTCGGAATTCCGCAATTTATGCCTGAAAATTTTAAATATGCGAAAAGTTACTGTGAAGGCGAAATTTGCGATCTGACGAAAATGGAAGATGCCATAGTAAGTGCGAGTTATTTTTTACACAAACGTGCAAAATATAAAAAACTTATTGACTGGGATAAAATCCCTAATATGGAAAAAATTGAAGCCGATTGGTATGAGTTTGAATATAATAACCAATATGCATCGTTTTCTTACAAAAAAAATAGAAACGGCAGAGTCTATAAGTGTTATGTCTGCGGGAAAAAAGATTTACAATATTTAGATATATACATAAAGAAAGTCCTAAAATATAATAACTCCTCAAATTACGCAGTAGGTGTTATGAGACTGGCATACGATACACATTATTTTTAA
- a CDS encoding cytochrome-c peroxidase has product MNLRLLIIFALQLYLYSQPIMPLPLSISVDEKKAQLGKELFFDTILSLDNSVSCATCHDIEKGGDDGLVFSIGINGRQGDINAPTVFNSIYNFRQFWNGRAKDLKEQAKGPIENPLEMGNNFGNLIEVLSNTPYRKRFNALYKDGITADNIADAIAEYEKTLITPESAFDKYLNGDEDAITKEQKEGYEVFKDVGCITCHHGINIGGNLYNKFGVIESATSKRKGRYEVTQNKEDIYYFKVPSLRNIEKTAPYLHDGRYDKLEDVVKFMSKYQLGRAITDTEIDKIVKFLHSLSGKIPQGIE; this is encoded by the coding sequence ATGAATTTAAGACTTTTAATAATATTTGCTTTACAGTTATATTTATACTCTCAGCCGATAATGCCGCTTCCTCTTAGCATCTCCGTAGATGAAAAAAAAGCTCAACTCGGTAAGGAACTATTTTTTGATACTATCCTCTCTTTAGATAACAGTGTATCTTGTGCAACGTGTCACGACATAGAAAAAGGCGGTGATGACGGGTTGGTTTTTTCTATCGGAATAAATGGAAGACAAGGGGATATAAATGCTCCTACGGTTTTTAATTCTATATATAATTTCAGACAATTTTGGAACGGAAGAGCAAAGGACTTAAAAGAGCAGGCAAAGGGTCCTATTGAGAATCCTTTAGAGATGGGAAATAATTTTGGAAATTTGATAGAGGTATTAAGTAATACTCCATATAGAAAAAGATTCAACGCCTTGTATAAAGACGGTATTACTGCAGATAATATAGCAGATGCGATAGCTGAATACGAAAAAACATTAATAACTCCGGAGTCTGCGTTTGATAAATATTTAAACGGTGATGAAGATGCTATAACTAAAGAGCAAAAAGAGGGTTATGAAGTTTTTAAAGATGTTGGTTGCATAACATGTCATCATGGAATTAACATAGGTGGAAATTTATATAATAAATTCGGTGTTATAGAATCTGCAACATCTAAACGTAAAGGTAGATACGAAGTCACACAGAATAAAGAAGATATTTATTATTTTAAAGTGCCCTCACTGAGGAACATAGAAAAAACTGCACCTTATTTGCATGACGGAAGATACGATAAACTAGAAGACGTAGTGAAGTTTATGTCTAAATATCAACTGGGTCGTGCTATTACGGATACAGAGATAGATAAAATAGTAAAATTTTTACATTCGCTAAGCGGTAAGATACCTCAAGGGATAGAGTAG